The following are encoded together in the Bradyrhizobium sp. CCGUVB1N3 genome:
- a CDS encoding ABC transporter substrate-binding protein, producing MFKGFNVALRRLAVAASTLAAVGAGAPALAKDFTITVWSGGTSDPEHYRVDNIKLAAEQLQREAQAEGKDLKIKVDTRVFNDWDSFKQAFTLAAQSKTGPNIVVSGHEDIAAWSQAGLLRPVEELVDLDSWPLNVIFPNLTNSAKFNNVTYGLAQDAEARPLFAWIPHLKAIGWSDADIAALPDRIGKGQYTLYDMLADAKKMQDKGIVAPGYGFYPRNLNGPDFWQFYIAFGGQMFDPKSAKLVFDQGAMTKFYKFFADAVAMGVTKKNHIGLPTDQWYSDVASGKAGFWHGGTWHYARYTGKEKLKDFFGTVLFALIPAGEKGGKPTTLTHPLVYLITKQGSDDDANIAAQLVTIASEPRLNVLHAVSSAHLAISEAETRIPLYADNRWASEATKRLLPSAVSMPNDAKLGTYWDIMWNGLLAAWTGDKSPEAAVRDAATEAKSRLGDAIVVR from the coding sequence ATGTTCAAGGGCTTCAACGTGGCGCTGCGCCGGCTGGCCGTAGCTGCTTCCACGCTCGCCGCCGTCGGAGCCGGCGCACCGGCCCTCGCCAAGGATTTCACAATCACAGTGTGGTCGGGCGGCACGAGCGACCCCGAGCACTACCGCGTCGACAACATCAAGCTCGCAGCGGAGCAGTTGCAGCGGGAGGCTCAGGCCGAAGGCAAGGACCTCAAGATCAAGGTCGACACGCGCGTCTTCAACGACTGGGATAGTTTCAAGCAAGCCTTCACTCTCGCGGCGCAGTCGAAGACGGGGCCCAATATCGTCGTCTCCGGCCATGAGGACATCGCCGCCTGGTCGCAAGCGGGCCTGCTGCGCCCGGTCGAGGAACTCGTCGATCTGGACTCCTGGCCGCTCAACGTCATCTTCCCCAACCTGACGAATTCGGCGAAGTTCAACAACGTGACCTACGGCCTGGCGCAGGATGCCGAGGCGCGGCCCCTGTTCGCCTGGATCCCGCATCTGAAGGCGATCGGCTGGAGCGACGCCGACATCGCCGCGCTGCCGGACCGCATCGGCAAGGGGCAGTACACGCTCTACGACATGCTGGCTGATGCCAAGAAGATGCAGGACAAGGGCATCGTCGCCCCCGGTTACGGCTTCTATCCGCGCAACCTGAACGGTCCGGATTTCTGGCAGTTCTACATCGCCTTCGGGGGCCAGATGTTCGATCCGAAGAGCGCCAAGCTCGTGTTCGACCAGGGCGCGATGACCAAGTTCTACAAATTCTTCGCCGATGCGGTGGCGATGGGCGTAACCAAGAAGAACCACATCGGCCTGCCGACCGACCAATGGTATTCCGACGTCGCGAGCGGCAAGGCAGGCTTCTGGCATGGCGGCACCTGGCACTATGCCCGCTACACCGGCAAGGAAAAGCTCAAGGACTTCTTCGGCACGGTACTGTTCGCGCTCATTCCTGCCGGAGAGAAGGGTGGCAAGCCGACCACCCTCACCCACCCGCTGGTCTATCTAATCACCAAACAGGGCAGCGACGACGACGCCAACATCGCGGCGCAACTCGTCACGATCGCCTCGGAGCCGCGCCTCAACGTGCTGCACGCCGTGAGCTCGGCGCATCTCGCGATCTCGGAGGCGGAGACGCGGATCCCGCTCTACGCCGACAATCGCTGGGCCTCCGAGGCGACCAAGCGCCTGCTGCCGTCGGCCGTGTCCATGCCCAACGATGCCAAGCTCGGAACCTATTGGGACATCATGTGGAACGGACTCCTCGCCGCCTGGACGGGCGACAAATCCCCGGAAGCGGCGGTACGTGATGCCGCCACCGAGGCGAAGAGCCGGCTCGGCGACGCCATCGTCGTGCGCTGA
- a CDS encoding carbohydrate ABC transporter permease codes for MSASARLGLVMLAPSLVIVVLLFLAPVILTGVFSFTTMTTGTGIRAGAYQIDDVAAGTLRSQGVPADILDRLSAELFAIDDATLAAARQAGVAEALVSELATSHRGESFPTRLDFERFLKSLWARPATTRDLKAASAPFRRSIVNTRYESREAFLAALDGLDLKLDPATTAKIEDTAYTGWRWTTANYTRMLSSAESFYRLLRTMLYVGATVALFNVGFALVLAITTFFLPSRTAAAVRALWLLPRILPPVLYVLLWKWLAWDNGFLSAVLAPFGVASRNWLLDNSVNAWIFVVLINGFVGASMGMIIFSSAIRAIPVTLIYASATDGASTLQQVRHVILPQLRWPILFVTCYQTLSLLASFEYILLSTNGRPGTSTEVWALAAYHTALSNYTGNLEYGLGAALAIVLVVVGLIASTAYLRLFNFATLVPPPRIEQ; via the coding sequence ATGTCAGCGTCGGCTCGGCTTGGTCTTGTCATGCTGGCGCCTTCCTTGGTCATCGTGGTGCTTCTGTTTCTGGCACCGGTCATCCTGACCGGCGTGTTCTCATTCACGACGATGACGACCGGCACCGGCATCCGCGCCGGCGCCTACCAGATCGACGATGTCGCTGCCGGCACCTTGCGGTCGCAAGGCGTGCCGGCGGATATTCTCGACCGGCTGAGTGCGGAATTATTCGCGATCGACGACGCGACGCTCGCCGCTGCGCGGCAGGCGGGCGTTGCGGAGGCGCTGGTTTCGGAACTCGCGACGAGCCATCGCGGCGAAAGCTTTCCGACGCGGCTCGACTTCGAGCGTTTTCTCAAATCGCTCTGGGCGCGCCCGGCGACGACCCGCGACCTCAAAGCGGCGAGCGCGCCGTTCCGTCGCTCGATCGTCAATACGCGCTACGAGTCGCGCGAGGCCTTTCTGGCTGCGCTGGACGGTCTCGACCTCAAGCTCGATCCGGCGACGACGGCGAAGATCGAAGACACCGCCTATACGGGCTGGCGGTGGACGACCGCGAACTACACCCGCATGCTGTCTTCGGCGGAGTCGTTCTATCGCCTGCTCCGGACCATGCTCTATGTCGGCGCGACGGTGGCGCTGTTCAATGTCGGCTTCGCGCTGGTGCTGGCCATCACCACCTTCTTCCTGCCATCCCGAACCGCCGCGGCGGTGCGCGCCCTGTGGCTGCTGCCGCGCATTCTGCCGCCGGTGCTCTATGTCTTGTTGTGGAAATGGCTCGCCTGGGACAACGGTTTTCTCAGCGCCGTGCTCGCCCCCTTCGGCGTAGCGTCGCGCAACTGGCTGCTCGACAACAGCGTCAACGCCTGGATATTCGTCGTCCTGATTAACGGCTTCGTCGGCGCCTCGATGGGCATGATCATCTTCTCGAGCGCCATCAGGGCCATCCCCGTGACGCTGATCTATGCCAGCGCCACGGACGGCGCCTCGACGCTGCAGCAGGTGCGTCACGTCATCTTGCCGCAGCTGAGATGGCCGATCCTGTTCGTCACCTGTTATCAGACGCTGTCGCTGCTCGCCTCGTTCGAATACATCCTGCTCTCGACCAACGGGCGGCCCGGCACGTCGACCGAGGTCTGGGCGCTCGCCGCCTATCACACCGCGCTCAGCAACTATACCGGCAACCTGGAATACGGGCTGGGAGCGGCGCTCGCCATCGTGCTGGTCGTGGTCGGGCTGATCGCCTCGACAGCCTATCTGCGGCTGTTCAATTTCGCCACCCTGGTGCCACCGCCACGGATCGAGCAGTGA
- a CDS encoding carbohydrate ABC transporter permease: MQSKLRNLVIAVLLGLTSLPLVVMLISLLLDTVTTTPPGSFVPDRFTLDAWQFLWSAPPGRPSIWITTFNTIVFAGCSSLLLLAVSSTAGYALARLNVPFRKFFLAGVLVMHAFPTVTLIIAIFLILQVVGLYNHIGGVILAKTALDLPLGIWIMKGFYDTVPWEIEMAGVQDGASRFTVWRKLVLPQIKPGLMALGIFSVISGWSEYILPQVLAPRNDVQVLSVYLAALINDDTHFDFHVFKAVGLFYALPIFVIYLFFQNKLMTIYGGGTKG, translated from the coding sequence ATGCAATCGAAGCTGCGCAACCTCGTCATCGCCGTGCTGCTCGGCCTCACCTCGCTGCCGCTGGTCGTGATGCTGATCTCGCTTCTGCTCGACACCGTCACCACGACGCCCCCTGGCTCGTTTGTTCCGGATCGCTTCACCCTTGATGCCTGGCAGTTCCTGTGGTCGGCGCCGCCCGGTCGGCCGAGCATTTGGATCACCACCTTCAACACCATCGTCTTCGCCGGCTGCTCATCCCTGCTGCTGCTCGCCGTGTCCTCGACGGCCGGCTACGCGCTCGCCCGGCTGAACGTGCCCTTCCGCAAGTTCTTCCTTGCGGGCGTGCTCGTCATGCACGCATTCCCGACCGTGACGCTGATCATCGCGATCTTCCTGATCCTGCAGGTGGTCGGCCTCTACAACCATATCGGCGGTGTGATCCTGGCAAAGACCGCGCTCGACCTGCCGCTCGGCATCTGGATCATGAAGGGGTTCTACGACACGGTTCCCTGGGAGATCGAGATGGCCGGCGTCCAGGACGGCGCCAGCCGGTTCACCGTATGGCGCAAGCTGGTGTTGCCCCAGATCAAGCCGGGACTGATGGCGCTCGGCATCTTCTCGGTCATTTCCGGCTGGAGCGAATACATCCTGCCGCAAGTGCTGGCTCCGCGTAACGACGTGCAGGTGCTGTCGGTTTATCTGGCCGCCCTCATCAATGACGACACGCATTTCGATTTTCACGTGTTCAAGGCGGTCGGCCTGTTCTACGCACTGCCGATTTTCGTGATCTACCTGTTCTTCCAAAACAAGCTCATGACCATCTATGGCGGAGGCACGAAGGGCTGA
- a CDS encoding ABC transporter ATP-binding protein gives MSIRLEHFTKRFGGFVAVPDMNLAVEEGEMLALLGPSGCGKTTTLFAISGILKADGGRIWIGERDVTDLPAQKRNVGVVFQSYALYPHMTAHENIAFPLKLRGNDKAAIDKSVQELARLLEIETLLDRRPANMSGGQQQRVALARALIRRPDVLLLDEPLANLDARLRLEMRSEIRRIQRETHTTAILVTHDQVEAMSMCDRIAILDKGEVIQVATPSQMYARPANRFVASFLGSPPIAYLDAKAETQGMRLACVDVLVPWPVGVEPVEPGSPISVGVRPEAFGPTFPVHLPGRIAAVESHGREMLYAVDLADGSRLRAIGSGLGQLDQGEPVQWGIEPTKLLVFDRNEVCL, from the coding sequence ATGAGCATCAGGCTCGAACATTTCACCAAGCGTTTCGGCGGCTTCGTCGCCGTGCCCGACATGAACCTTGCGGTCGAGGAGGGCGAGATGCTGGCCCTCCTCGGCCCGTCGGGCTGCGGCAAGACCACGACGCTGTTCGCCATCTCCGGCATCCTGAAGGCGGATGGCGGGCGAATATGGATCGGCGAGCGGGACGTGACGGACCTTCCGGCTCAGAAACGCAATGTCGGCGTCGTCTTCCAATCCTACGCGTTGTATCCCCACATGACGGCGCATGAGAACATCGCCTTCCCGCTGAAGCTGCGCGGCAACGACAAGGCCGCGATCGACAAATCGGTCCAGGAACTCGCCCGGCTTCTGGAGATTGAAACCTTGCTCGACAGGCGCCCCGCCAACATGTCGGGCGGACAGCAGCAGCGTGTGGCGCTGGCCCGGGCTCTCATCCGCCGTCCCGACGTGCTCCTGCTGGATGAGCCGCTGGCCAATCTCGATGCGCGGTTGCGCCTCGAGATGCGCAGCGAGATTCGCCGTATCCAGCGCGAGACGCACACGACCGCCATCCTCGTCACCCATGACCAGGTCGAGGCGATGAGCATGTGTGACCGCATCGCGATCCTGGACAAGGGAGAGGTCATCCAGGTCGCTACGCCTTCGCAGATGTATGCTCGGCCGGCCAACCGCTTCGTGGCGAGCTTCCTCGGCAGCCCGCCGATCGCCTATCTTGACGCCAAGGCCGAGACACAGGGCATGCGCCTTGCTTGCGTTGATGTGCTCGTGCCTTGGCCGGTCGGGGTCGAGCCCGTCGAGCCGGGCTCGCCGATTTCGGTCGGTGTGCGTCCAGAAGCGTTCGGCCCCACCTTCCCGGTGCACCTGCCCGGGCGGATCGCCGCCGTCGAGAGCCATGGTCGCGAGATGCTCTACGCCGTCGATCTCGCAGACGGCAGCCGCCTGCGCGCCATCGGGTCGGGTCTCGGCCAGCTCGATCAAGGCGAGCCCGTCCAATGGGGCATCGAACCGACGAAGCTCCTGGTGTTCGATCGGAACGAGGTGTGCCTGTGA
- a CDS encoding glycerophosphodiester phosphodiesterase family protein, which yields MGHRTDEAPGVRSERGVPVKASIEAFVSRYGWPAHAAQRPLSIGHRGACAHAHENTIAAFRVAARLGADMWELDARLSRDGVAVVSHDDAVLGADGRRIVLAEHDAVDIARMPLKRGGHVPLLQDVIDLAIETNCGLYVEVKERAAARPALALLAKSAVPFAGLGSFDHDTVRDLVAAKGAEPRFPVSVLVRNGEDPFAAAAATGAEIIHLCWERASDDPDRLITPEFLARAARENLIVVTWHEERRSVLQRLMAMPVAGICTDKPEMMNRYRPHPDYPIDIVCHRGMNAVAPENTLHAARLCFDQGFQVVELDVRHTSDGALAVIHDAILDRTTDGSGFVAARTIAELRLLSAGMWFDPFFADERVMPLAAFFQAAGADGRLYVEVKDTDPAVTVTAAERAGFLPRVFFWSPDPTRLGKLRGLSDDVAIMVERGSFSSIMEAVDALRPNIIQYDAEHDDLGEIETCREAGLVPMIKYFGSDPAIFERIIRLRPALINLDRPDVFLAAYWIVTGQGRPDRQTIAGDQLPSQGRSKA from the coding sequence ATGGGGCATCGAACCGACGAAGCTCCTGGTGTTCGATCGGAACGAGGTGTGCCTGTGAAGGCTTCGATCGAGGCTTTCGTTAGTCGCTACGGCTGGCCGGCGCACGCCGCGCAGCGGCCGCTCTCGATCGGCCATCGCGGTGCCTGCGCCCACGCCCATGAGAACACCATCGCGGCCTTCCGCGTCGCCGCGCGCCTCGGCGCCGATATGTGGGAGCTCGACGCCAGGCTCTCACGCGACGGCGTCGCGGTCGTGTCGCACGACGACGCGGTGCTGGGCGCGGATGGACGCCGCATTGTCCTCGCCGAACATGATGCCGTGGACATTGCGCGCATGCCATTGAAGCGCGGCGGCCATGTGCCGTTGCTTCAGGACGTCATCGATCTCGCGATCGAGACAAACTGCGGGCTCTATGTGGAAGTGAAGGAGCGCGCCGCCGCCCGGCCGGCCCTGGCGCTGCTTGCGAAAAGCGCCGTTCCCTTCGCGGGCCTGGGCTCGTTCGACCATGACACCGTCCGCGACCTCGTCGCCGCCAAAGGGGCCGAGCCGCGCTTCCCTGTTTCCGTTCTCGTGCGCAATGGTGAGGATCCGTTCGCGGCAGCGGCCGCTACGGGGGCCGAAATCATCCATTTGTGCTGGGAGCGGGCCTCGGACGATCCCGATCGTCTGATCACGCCAGAGTTCCTTGCGCGCGCAGCGAGGGAGAATCTCATCGTTGTGACCTGGCACGAGGAGCGGCGGAGCGTCCTCCAACGCCTAATGGCGATGCCGGTTGCCGGCATCTGCACGGACAAGCCTGAGATGATGAACCGCTACCGGCCCCACCCGGATTATCCGATCGACATCGTCTGCCACCGCGGCATGAATGCGGTCGCCCCGGAGAACACGCTGCATGCGGCGCGTCTCTGCTTCGACCAAGGATTCCAGGTGGTCGAACTCGACGTGCGGCACACTTCTGATGGTGCCCTCGCCGTCATCCATGATGCGATCCTCGACCGCACGACCGACGGATCCGGCTTCGTCGCGGCGAGGACGATAGCAGAGCTCCGCCTGCTCTCGGCCGGTATGTGGTTCGATCCGTTCTTCGCGGACGAACGGGTGATGCCGCTCGCGGCTTTCTTCCAGGCAGCCGGCGCCGACGGGCGCCTCTACGTCGAGGTCAAGGATACGGATCCGGCCGTGACAGTGACGGCGGCAGAGCGGGCGGGCTTTCTGCCGCGCGTCTTTTTCTGGAGCCCGGATCCGACCAGACTGGGCAAACTTCGTGGCCTCTCCGATGACGTCGCGATCATGGTCGAACGCGGCAGCTTCTCCAGCATCATGGAGGCGGTCGACGCGCTACGGCCAAACATCATTCAGTACGATGCCGAGCATGACGACCTCGGAGAGATCGAGACGTGCCGGGAAGCGGGCCTCGTCCCAATGATCAAGTACTTTGGCTCCGATCCCGCCATCTTCGAAAGGATCATTCGTCTACGGCCGGCCTTGATCAACCTGGACCGACCGGATGTGTTCCTCGCCGCATATTGGATCGTTACCGGTCAAGGGAGACCCGACAGACAGACTATTGCTGGCGACCAGCTGCCGTCGCAGGGGCGTTCCAAAGCCTGA
- a CDS encoding acyl-CoA dehydrogenase: protein MTYRAPINDMLLSLNHGAGLKAAVEAGHYRDFDADIVAAVLEEAGKFATDVLAPLNRVGDENGIKLDDGKVTTAPGWPDAYKRWTDGGWNAVSGPEAFGGQGLPVAINAACTEIWSASNVAFGLCPLLTASAIEALEAHGSDELKQIYLEKLVTGEWTGTMQLTEPQAGSDVGALRTRAEPQGDGTYRIKGTKIFITYGEHDMTDNIVHFVLARLPDAPAGTKGISLFLVPKLMVNADGSLGARNDIYASGVEHKLGMHASPTCTMTMGDHGGAIGFLIGEENQGMRCMFTMMNQARLGVGLEGVGVADRAYQQALAYAQERKQGRALGKKGDGSDAIIVHPDVKRMLMRMRAQTAAARTICYATAVAIDVSTRAKDPGVRVEAAARAALLTPIAKAYSTDVGNEVAYLGVQVHGGMGFIEETGAAQHYRDARITAIYEGTNGIQAIDLVTRKLAANGGTAVWALLGELSGIIKQVEASNDPAFGATGVKLREALDALKRTSKWLLERLAEAPNDALAGATPYLQQFGATLGGCMLASEALAAKSDGNLDAPRYVSLARFFAENITVQASSLERTVTESAESVAAADAVLLG from the coding sequence ATGACCTACCGCGCGCCGATCAACGACATGCTGCTTTCGCTCAACCACGGCGCGGGCCTCAAGGCTGCCGTGGAGGCCGGCCATTACCGCGATTTCGACGCCGATATCGTAGCTGCCGTGCTGGAGGAAGCTGGCAAGTTCGCGACCGACGTTCTTGCGCCGCTCAACCGTGTCGGCGATGAGAACGGCATCAAGCTCGACGACGGCAAGGTCACGACCGCGCCCGGCTGGCCCGATGCCTACAAGCGCTGGACCGATGGCGGCTGGAACGCGGTGTCGGGGCCGGAAGCCTTCGGCGGCCAGGGCCTGCCGGTCGCAATCAACGCGGCCTGCACCGAAATCTGGAGCGCCTCCAACGTCGCCTTCGGCCTCTGCCCGCTGCTGACGGCCTCCGCGATCGAGGCGCTCGAGGCGCATGGCAGCGACGAGCTGAAGCAAATCTATCTCGAAAAACTCGTCACCGGCGAATGGACCGGCACGATGCAGCTCACCGAGCCGCAGGCCGGCTCCGACGTCGGCGCGCTGCGCACCCGCGCCGAGCCGCAGGGCGACGGCACCTATCGCATCAAGGGGACGAAGATCTTCATCACCTATGGCGAGCACGACATGACCGACAACATCGTGCATTTCGTGCTCGCGCGCCTGCCTGATGCCCCTGCCGGCACCAAGGGAATTTCTCTGTTTCTTGTTCCAAAGCTCATGGTCAATGCAGACGGCTCGCTCGGCGCGCGTAACGACATCTATGCGTCTGGTGTCGAGCACAAGCTCGGCATGCACGCCTCCCCCACCTGCACCATGACCATGGGCGATCATGGCGGCGCGATCGGCTTTCTGATCGGCGAAGAGAACCAGGGCATGCGCTGCATGTTCACGATGATGAATCAGGCCCGCCTCGGCGTCGGCCTTGAAGGCGTCGGCGTCGCCGACCGCGCCTATCAGCAGGCTCTCGCTTACGCGCAGGAGCGCAAGCAGGGTCGCGCTCTCGGCAAGAAGGGCGACGGCTCCGATGCCATCATCGTGCATCCCGACGTCAAGCGCATGCTGATGCGGATGCGTGCACAGACCGCGGCCGCGCGCACCATCTGCTATGCGACGGCGGTCGCAATCGACGTCTCGACGCGCGCCAAGGACCCCGGCGTGCGGGTCGAGGCCGCGGCGCGCGCGGCGCTGCTGACGCCGATCGCAAAAGCCTATTCGACCGATGTCGGCAACGAAGTCGCCTATCTCGGCGTCCAGGTACATGGCGGCATGGGCTTCATCGAGGAGACCGGCGCAGCCCAGCACTATCGTGACGCCCGCATCACCGCGATCTATGAAGGCACCAACGGCATCCAGGCGATCGACCTCGTCACGCGCAAGCTGGCGGCCAACGGCGGCACCGCGGTCTGGGCGCTGCTTGGCGAGCTCTCCGGCATCATCAAGCAGGTCGAGGCCTCCAACGATCCCGCCTTCGGCGCCACCGGCGTCAAATTGCGCGAGGCGCTGGACGCGCTCAAGCGCACCAGCAAGTGGCTCTTGGAGCGGCTGGCCGAGGCGCCGAACGACGCACTCGCCGGCGCCACGCCCTATCTCCAGCAGTTCGGTGCGACGCTCGGCGGCTGCATGCTGGCAAGCGAGGCGCTCGCGGCCAAGAGCGACGGCAACCTCGATGCGCCCCGCTACGTCTCGCTCGCCCGTTTCTTCGCCGAGAACATCACCGTGCAGGCGAGCTCCCTGGAGCGCACTGTGACGGAGAGCGCGGAGTCGGTCGCGGCGGCGGACGCGGTGCTACTGGGGTAA
- a CDS encoding MFS transporter — protein sequence MIAATIVDESSLHYRGWRVVFGCFLIAFFMFGFGLYGQGIYLAELQRVHGWPSALISTASTFSFLLTSVLVIFTDDIMVRIGPRALSLCGLSALGASTILFGLMTAPWELYLAYALMSVGWTGMGTVVIATVLNAWFDRRRGLALSLAFNGATCGGVVLAPLLLVMTGLVGFARAMLAATTVMVVVLVPVIVSLIDRPKGGTQAPLASSQAAGQDTLPAPSRRALLRDPGFWTMVLPIAIAILAQVGFIVHQVPFLEPVVGRSAAGLALTVMASMAVVGRLSLGLFVDRIDPRRASSVSMVSQALALLVLLQSSQASVMLAACAVYGFSIGNMITFPPLIIQREIGDAAFGAAMGLGTSISGVVSAFGPGLIGFVQSLTGDYTAALTLCVVLDLVAAAAVLVRPRLARTSG from the coding sequence ATGATTGCCGCAACGATCGTTGACGAATCCTCGCTGCACTATCGCGGCTGGCGGGTCGTCTTCGGCTGTTTCCTGATCGCCTTCTTCATGTTCGGCTTCGGCCTTTACGGTCAGGGCATTTATCTCGCAGAGCTCCAGCGCGTTCACGGCTGGCCGAGCGCGCTGATCTCGACGGCCAGCACCTTCTCGTTCCTGCTCACCTCCGTTCTCGTCATCTTCACCGACGACATCATGGTGCGGATCGGCCCGCGCGCGCTTTCGCTGTGCGGCCTGTCGGCGCTCGGCGCCTCGACGATTCTGTTCGGATTGATGACGGCGCCCTGGGAGCTCTATCTCGCCTATGCCCTGATGTCGGTGGGCTGGACCGGCATGGGCACGGTCGTGATCGCGACGGTCCTCAACGCCTGGTTCGACCGGCGCCGCGGGCTTGCGCTCAGTCTCGCGTTCAACGGCGCCACCTGCGGCGGCGTCGTGCTGGCGCCGCTGCTGCTGGTCATGACGGGCCTCGTCGGCTTCGCGCGCGCGATGCTGGCCGCAACGACGGTGATGGTTGTCGTGCTGGTGCCGGTGATCGTGTCCCTGATCGATCGGCCGAAAGGCGGAACGCAGGCGCCGCTTGCATCGTCCCAGGCGGCAGGCCAGGATACGCTTCCCGCGCCTTCACGAAGGGCACTGCTCCGCGATCCCGGCTTCTGGACCATGGTGTTGCCGATCGCGATTGCGATTCTCGCGCAAGTTGGATTCATCGTCCACCAAGTCCCGTTCCTCGAGCCGGTGGTCGGGCGCTCGGCGGCGGGGCTCGCGCTCACCGTCATGGCGAGCATGGCCGTCGTCGGCCGCCTCTCGCTCGGCCTGTTCGTGGACCGGATCGATCCGCGTCGGGCGAGCTCGGTGTCGATGGTGAGCCAGGCGCTGGCGCTTCTCGTGCTGCTGCAATCGTCGCAGGCGAGCGTGATGCTGGCGGCCTGCGCCGTCTACGGCTTCTCGATCGGGAACATGATCACGTTCCCACCCCTGATCATTCAGCGCGAGATCGGCGATGCCGCATTCGGTGCCGCCATGGGATTGGGCACGTCGATCAGCGGCGTCGTCAGCGCGTTCGGCCCCGGCCTCATCGGCTTCGTGCAAAGCCTGACCGGCGACTACACGGCAGCGCTAACGCTGTGCGTGGTGCTCGACCTCGTCGCGGCGGCCGCGGTTTTGGTGCGGCCCAGGTTGGCTCGCACCTCGGGGTGA
- a CDS encoding enoyl-CoA hydratase-related protein — protein MAGQIIVTHEGAMRVITLRRPDKRNAVTQAMYRDIGHAIDTAQNNPDIRCLIITGGSGAFSAGNDLEEFLADATASPETPRASNAIKLLYSLAHNVKPIIAAVDGVAIGIGTTMLFHCDYVLASTAATFRTPFVPLGLIPEGASTLLMPRTMGYQRAFAMLVMGRTFTAEEAQAAGFVNVVVSPGHTEAEAKKVGREISRLPADAVATSRKLLRLPPEELTRRIDQESHLFGERIRSPEAIAAFKAFFARKKH, from the coding sequence ATGGCCGGCCAGATCATTGTGACGCACGAAGGCGCGATGCGCGTGATCACGCTGCGCCGGCCGGACAAGAGGAACGCGGTCACGCAAGCCATGTACCGCGACATCGGCCACGCGATCGACACGGCGCAGAACAATCCGGACATCCGCTGCCTGATCATCACCGGCGGCTCCGGCGCTTTCAGCGCAGGCAACGATCTCGAGGAGTTCCTGGCGGATGCCACGGCGAGCCCCGAGACGCCGCGGGCCTCCAACGCCATCAAGCTGCTGTATTCGCTGGCCCACAACGTGAAGCCGATCATCGCCGCTGTCGACGGCGTAGCGATCGGGATCGGCACGACCATGCTGTTCCATTGCGACTATGTGCTCGCATCAACCGCGGCGACCTTCAGGACACCGTTCGTCCCGCTCGGACTGATCCCGGAGGGTGCGTCCACCCTCTTGATGCCGCGAACCATGGGCTACCAGCGCGCCTTCGCGATGCTGGTGATGGGGCGGACCTTCACCGCAGAGGAGGCGCAGGCGGCCGGATTCGTCAATGTCGTAGTCTCGCCCGGACATACCGAGGCGGAAGCCAAGAAGGTGGGGCGCGAGATTTCCAGACTGCCGGCAGATGCGGTCGCGACCTCGCGCAAATTGCTGCGCCTGCCGCCGGAGGAGCTGACGCGCCGCATCGACCAGGAGAGCCATCTCTTCGGCGAACGCATACGCTCTCCGGAAGCGATCGCCGCGTTCAAGGCGTTCTTCGCGAGAAAAAAGCATTAG